One stretch of Sinomonas terrae DNA includes these proteins:
- a CDS encoding tyrosine-type recombinase/integrase, whose translation MGVDRSGRVLSVAGSVPLLHPEQHTFKEMLDGWRNQQLSRNLQFDTIAQRIRYVSRFVEHMNEFPWNWTPAHVEEYFGDLRSIKHLAHSSVRAQQSALRAFTSYVANPDYGWDRHCEKLFGTHPAQVFFEWNTAAHVQEFEGRPAKRPFTRRELQLLFDHADDEVERAAASGNKGWQAAYRDAVMLKAAYSYGLRFNEVRHLQVVDFATNPHARRFGKFGVCKVRFGKSRRASPPKPRSVLTVFDWTPGIFEDWLANGRGTLDTLDLFPSERGGLISESTLLRRLRRYVAELGIPADGLDLHSLRRSYATHLLEDGWDPRFVQFQMGHEHASTTGIYQFVSDDFRTKTLREGLERTLDEALGHPEGEW comes from the coding sequence TTGGGTGTGGACCGGTCGGGTCGGGTGCTGTCTGTGGCGGGCTCGGTCCCGCTGCTGCATCCCGAGCAGCACACCTTCAAGGAGATGCTGGACGGGTGGCGCAACCAGCAGCTCTCGCGCAACCTCCAGTTCGACACGATCGCCCAGCGGATCCGCTACGTGAGCCGTTTCGTCGAGCACATGAACGAGTTCCCGTGGAACTGGACGCCGGCCCACGTCGAGGAGTACTTCGGCGACCTGCGCTCGATCAAGCACCTCGCCCACTCCTCGGTCCGGGCCCAGCAGTCCGCCCTGAGGGCCTTCACCTCGTACGTCGCCAACCCGGACTACGGCTGGGACCGGCACTGCGAGAAGCTCTTCGGCACCCACCCTGCCCAGGTGTTCTTCGAGTGGAACACCGCCGCCCATGTTCAGGAGTTCGAGGGCCGGCCCGCGAAGCGCCCGTTCACCCGTCGGGAGCTGCAGCTGCTCTTCGACCACGCGGACGACGAGGTCGAGCGCGCCGCCGCCTCCGGGAACAAGGGCTGGCAGGCAGCCTACCGCGACGCGGTCATGCTCAAGGCCGCCTACTCCTACGGGCTGCGGTTCAACGAGGTCCGGCACCTTCAGGTGGTCGACTTCGCCACCAATCCGCACGCCCGCCGGTTCGGGAAGTTCGGGGTGTGCAAGGTCCGCTTCGGCAAGTCCCGGCGGGCCTCCCCTCCCAAGCCCCGCAGCGTCCTGACCGTCTTCGACTGGACCCCCGGCATCTTCGAGGACTGGCTGGCCAACGGCCGCGGCACCCTCGACACCCTCGACCTGTTCCCCAGCGAACGCGGAGGGCTGATCAGCGAATCCACCCTCCTGCGGCGGCTGCGCCGCTACGTCGCCGAGCTCGGAATCCCGGCAGACGGGCTGGACCTGCACTCGCTGCGGAGGTCTTATGCGACCCATCTTCTGGAGGATGGATGGGATCCTAGGTTCGTGCAGTTTCAGATGGGGCACGAGCACGCCTCCACCACCGGCATCTACCAGTTCGTCAGCGACGACTTCCGCACGAAGACCCTACGGGAAGGGCTCGAGCGGACCCTGGACGAGGCCCTCGGGCATCCGGAGGGCGAGTGGTGA
- a CDS encoding alpha/beta hydrolase, translating to MQRDLRYGPESDMLLDLIRPEEIQDPTPLVLWIHGGAFVGGSKEELTGYFQTIAAEGYTVAAPRYSLAPKHHYPTPLRQIGQALAFLQGNASRLNLDPERVVIAGDSAGAHIAAQIAALVSTPGYAQRVGVPVPLDRGRLLGLILACGPYDLSLADDTSTPAVAVLIKASLWAYSGRRRFMDDASLAPWSITDFVTPEFPPTLITVGNSDPLRAHSERLAAALTEVGLKPETVFWPDADPPLGHEYQFLLDTEAAQVFLARMLAFLAEQTHNADAQLLSRMGDSEEQEKT from the coding sequence GTGCAACGAGATCTCCGCTACGGGCCGGAATCGGACATGCTGCTAGACCTCATTCGTCCCGAGGAGATCCAAGACCCAACGCCCTTAGTTCTCTGGATCCACGGCGGAGCCTTCGTGGGAGGCTCAAAAGAGGAGTTGACGGGCTACTTCCAAACCATTGCGGCGGAAGGCTACACCGTCGCAGCGCCGCGATATTCGCTTGCACCCAAGCACCACTACCCCACTCCCCTGCGCCAGATTGGACAGGCACTGGCCTTCCTCCAGGGAAACGCGTCGAGGCTAAACCTGGATCCGGAGCGGGTAGTGATCGCGGGTGACTCGGCAGGTGCGCACATCGCCGCACAGATCGCTGCGCTCGTCAGCACTCCGGGCTATGCCCAACGGGTTGGCGTACCGGTTCCCTTGGACCGCGGCCGACTGCTCGGCCTCATCCTCGCATGCGGCCCATATGACCTTTCGCTTGCCGACGACACGAGCACGCCAGCGGTGGCCGTTCTGATCAAGGCATCCCTTTGGGCCTACTCCGGGCGGCGGAGATTCATGGATGACGCATCCCTCGCCCCTTGGTCCATCACAGATTTTGTCACCCCCGAATTCCCGCCCACCCTCATCACAGTCGGGAATTCTGACCCCCTCCGCGCTCACTCTGAGAGGCTCGCAGCAGCCTTGACCGAAGTAGGTCTCAAACCCGAAACAGTATTCTGGCCCGACGCGGATCCCCCGCTCGGACACGAGTACCAGTTCCTGCTGGACACTGAGGCGGCCCAAGTATTCCTCGCCCGAATGCTGGCTTTCCTCGCAGAACAGACCCACAACGCCGACGCGCAGCTCCTTTCAAGAATGGGTGACAGCGAGGAGCAGGAAAAGACTTAG
- a CDS encoding PKD domain-containing protein, with the protein MKRIGVLGAAVTLAVPLMGGISFLAVPAYAVTCQPGTSAPSDSFPGTVVTADNFESGSLSGYQVQTNGTGTVSVSSAQAHDGACSVYVHATTDSTSLANFSTKLPSGTEEVYADGWFDITQAGASGWDVPYFRFFSGTTRFVDLYRSDDNNQLWLRVLAPDGSYGSTLVHSAVALNSWHHVAMHVIPNGATTTVEVWFDDDLAYSSSQVNTTATSVTSVMNGAEHYSQMEDTYIDDLIVKSVAASVPAAPVASFTASPTSGTAPLSVAFHDTSTGSPTSWSWDFGDGSAPSTAQSPAHTYSAAGTYTVTLTASNAGGSAKSTATVTVTAATLAQQMDAKATQWGLGAATSAVTAIRNGGYYRNYQYGAIISAPSKSLFVSHGAIRGEWAALGFENGVMGYPSTDEVGGLRSGGVYQNYDGGAIIWSPASGAHESLGAIRSVWAQLGFESGVLAYPTTEVVTGLVNGGSYQNYQGGAIVSSPAAGTHGSYGPIRTEWQATGFERGVLGYPSTGVVTGLVNGGSYQNYQGGAIVSSPAAGTHESVGAIRTEWQATGFERGVLGYPSTEVVTGLVNGGSYQNYQGGAIVSSPAAGTHESYGPIRAAWQSTGFERGYLGYPTSEVYTVPGGTAQNYQGGKITDINGQITITHP; encoded by the coding sequence GTGAAGCGAATTGGAGTTCTGGGGGCTGCGGTGACTCTGGCGGTGCCCTTGATGGGAGGCATCTCGTTCCTGGCGGTGCCGGCGTACGCGGTGACGTGCCAGCCGGGGACGAGCGCACCCAGTGACAGCTTTCCCGGCACGGTGGTGACGGCGGATAACTTCGAGTCCGGGAGCCTGTCTGGGTACCAAGTGCAGACCAATGGGACGGGAACGGTGTCGGTCTCCTCGGCGCAGGCGCACGACGGCGCGTGCTCCGTGTACGTGCACGCCACCACTGATTCTACTTCGCTCGCCAATTTCTCGACCAAACTGCCTTCGGGCACGGAGGAGGTCTATGCCGACGGATGGTTCGACATCACCCAAGCTGGGGCCTCTGGGTGGGACGTCCCCTATTTTCGCTTCTTCTCGGGCACCACTCGCTTTGTCGACCTCTACCGGAGCGACGACAACAATCAACTGTGGCTCCGGGTTCTAGCGCCTGACGGATCGTATGGGTCCACGCTCGTCCATTCGGCTGTTGCTTTGAACAGCTGGCATCACGTGGCGATGCATGTGATTCCGAACGGGGCCACGACGACGGTTGAGGTGTGGTTCGACGATGACCTGGCGTACTCGAGTTCTCAGGTGAATACGACCGCTACCTCGGTGACGAGTGTGATGAACGGCGCCGAACACTACTCCCAGATGGAGGACACGTATATTGACGATCTGATCGTCAAGAGTGTTGCGGCGAGTGTTCCGGCGGCGCCGGTGGCGTCGTTCACGGCGTCCCCGACGTCGGGCACGGCGCCGTTGAGCGTGGCCTTCCACGACACCTCGACCGGTTCGCCGACGTCGTGGTCGTGGGACTTCGGCGACGGGTCGGCGCCGTCCACCGCGCAGAGCCCGGCCCACACGTACAGTGCGGCGGGGACGTACACGGTGACCCTGACGGCCTCGAACGCGGGCGGGTCGGCCAAGTCCACCGCGACGGTCACGGTCACGGCCGCGACCCTGGCCCAGCAGATGGACGCCAAGGCGACCCAGTGGGGCCTGGGCGCGGCCACGAGCGCGGTGACCGCGATCCGCAACGGGGGCTACTACCGCAACTACCAGTACGGCGCGATCATCTCCGCCCCGTCGAAGTCCCTGTTCGTCTCCCACGGGGCGATCCGCGGGGAGTGGGCCGCGCTCGGGTTCGAGAACGGGGTGATGGGGTACCCGTCCACGGACGAGGTCGGGGGCCTGCGCAGCGGCGGGGTGTACCAGAACTACGACGGCGGGGCGATCATCTGGTCCCCGGCCAGCGGGGCGCACGAGTCCCTGGGCGCGATCCGCTCGGTGTGGGCCCAGCTCGGCTTCGAGTCCGGGGTCCTGGCCTACCCGACCACCGAGGTCGTCACCGGGCTGGTCAACGGCGGCTCGTACCAGAACTACCAGGGCGGGGCGATCGTGTCCTCCCCGGCCGCCGGCACGCACGGCTCCTACGGGCCGATCCGGACCGAGTGGCAGGCGACCGGGTTCGAGCGCGGGGTCCTGGGCTACCCGAGCACCGGGGTCGTGACCGGGCTGGTCAACGGCGGCTCGTACCAGAACTACCAGGGCGGGGCGATCGTGTCCTCCCCGGCCGCCGGGACCCACGAGTCCGTCGGGGCGATCCGGACCGAGTGGCAGGCGACCGGGTTCGAGCGCGGGGTCCTGGGCTACCCGAGCACCGAGGTCGTCACCGGCCTGGTCAACGGCGGCTCCTACCAGAACTACCAGGGCGGGGCGATCGTGTCCTCCCCGGCCGCCGGGACCCACGAGTCCTACGGCCCCATCCGCGCCGCCTGGCAGTCCACCGGGTTCGAACGCGGCTATCTGGGCTACCCCACCAGCGAGGTCTACACCGTCCCCGGCGGCACCGCCCAGAACTACCAAGGCGGCAAGATCACCGACATCAACGGACAGATCACCATCACCCACCCCTAA
- a CDS encoding glycoside hydrolase family 16 protein: MASAPSGTASAPPASTPSPNGTQAAVAQGWGSAIDGDEFNTGSTPDPARWQIYSSPGNAGQGMRTPAADTIANGVLTIAGNANGDTGGLAANFGRQKYGRWEVRMKTSAHDANYHPVVLLWPDSNASPTCTEVDFAEGTTDTSSISFFLHYACTGSTFQTLATQALDTTQWHDYAVEWTPTAVTGYIDGVPWFRDTAHVPHESMHLTLQLDWFPTAAPTAPAQMNIDWVRLYAPAAPPETQHLD; this comes from the coding sequence TTGGCCTCCGCCCCGTCTGGCACTGCCTCCGCGCCCCCAGCTTCCACACCTTCCCCGAACGGAACCCAAGCCGCCGTCGCCCAGGGCTGGGGGAGTGCTATCGACGGCGATGAGTTCAACACCGGCAGCACCCCCGATCCGGCCCGCTGGCAAATCTACAGCTCACCCGGCAACGCTGGCCAAGGCATGCGCACCCCCGCCGCCGACACCATCGCCAACGGCGTGCTCACCATCGCAGGGAACGCCAATGGCGACACCGGCGGCCTCGCTGCCAACTTCGGACGCCAGAAGTACGGGCGCTGGGAAGTGCGGATGAAGACCTCCGCGCACGATGCGAACTACCACCCCGTCGTCCTGCTCTGGCCGGACTCGAACGCTTCCCCCACCTGCACCGAAGTCGACTTCGCAGAGGGCACCACAGACACCTCGAGTATCAGCTTCTTCCTCCACTATGCCTGTACGGGATCCACCTTCCAGACCCTGGCAACCCAGGCCCTCGACACCACCCAGTGGCACGACTACGCCGTCGAGTGGACCCCCACCGCCGTTACGGGGTACATCGACGGGGTTCCATGGTTCCGCGACACGGCCCACGTCCCCCACGAGTCGATGCACCTGACCCTGCAACTGGACTGGTTCCCCACCGCCGCGCCCACTGCTCCCGCCCAGATGAACATCGATTGGGTTCGCCTCTACGCACCCGCCGCGCCCCCTGAAACCCAGCATTTGGATTGA